The proteins below come from a single Tigriopus californicus strain San Diego chromosome 3, Tcal_SD_v2.1, whole genome shotgun sequence genomic window:
- the LOC131878333 gene encoding LOW QUALITY PROTEIN: phospholipid scramblase 1-like (The sequence of the model RefSeq protein was modified relative to this genomic sequence to represent the inferred CDS: substituted 1 base at 1 genomic stop codon) yields the protein MSQPPPYSSYDTQEYPAQQYPPQNTGHVYHQPPPPAPHPGYPHQGYPQQGQYPDQGHPMVIQTQPQMGMPGSPPGASDVLPGLQYLAQLNQVLVKQKVEIFEAFTGFETSNKYKVLNAMGQPVFSAQEDTDXCTRNCCGPIRPFDMKITDNYGTEVIHLDRPFRCQSCCFPCCLQELEVSSPPGNSIGSVVQNWSIFYPSFTIKDANGQSMFKISGPFCTWSCCNDVEFEIFDMKGQEVGKISKQWSGIGREAFTDADNFGVSFPMELDVKAKAVILGAVFLIDFMFFENSNNQQNDGIGMMS from the exons ATGTCGCAGCCTCCCCCTTATTCTAGTTATGATACCCAGGAATATCCTGCACAACAATATCCTCCCCAAAACACTGGGCATGTCTATCAccagcctcctcctcctgcccCTCATCCGGGATATCCTCATCAAGGATACCCTCAACAG GGCCAATATCCTGACCAAGGTCATCCTATGGTTATTCAAACCCAACCGCAAATGGGTATGCCAGGATCCCCACCAGGGGCTAGTGACGTTTTGCCTGGACTCCAATATTTGGCCCAATTGAACCAAGTGCTGGTGAAGCAGAAAGTAGAAATCTTTGAAGCTTTCACGGGATTTGAGACCTCGAACAAGTACAAAGTTCTCAATGCGATGGGGCAACCGGTGTTTTCCGCCCAGGAGGACACGGATTGATGCACACGGAATTGCTGTGGACCCATCAGACCATTCGACATGAAAATCACGGACAATTATGGCACAGAAGTCATACACTTGGATCGTCCCTTCAGATGTCAATCATGTTGTTTTCCGTGTTGTCTTCAAGAATTGGAG GTTTCATCACCTCCtggaaattcaattggatccgTGGTGCAAAATTGGAGCATTTTCTATCCCAGCTTTACCATCAAAGATGCCAACGGTCAGTCAATGTTCAAGATCAGTGGACCCTTTTGCACATGGAGTTGTTGCAACGACGTCGAATTTGAA ATTTTCGACATGAAAGGCCAAGAAGTGGGCAAGATTAGCAAGCAATGGTCTGGCATTGGGAGAGAGGCTTTTACGGACGCTGACAATTTTGGAGTTTCGTTTCCAATGGAATTGGATGTTAAAGCCAAAGCCGTGATTCTTGGAGCTGTCTTCTTGATCGACTTTATGTTTTTCGAAAACTCAAATAATCAGCAAAACGATGGCATTGGAATGATGAGCTGA